One genomic segment of Nodularia sp. LEGE 06071 includes these proteins:
- a CDS encoding tetratricopeptide repeat protein, whose amino-acid sequence MTVITIREEGRIDTGFAVILKFDGGEYPVTITDPFTPKEEKLLEWYFEEWVTFPFSDTVIAERAAASVKIYGESLFKQLFQADFNAYSLYRQLRGNLSQVQIEIVAKTPEFHALHWEALQDPDLSRPLAVDCVMLRKNVRPAPPVSANVQSSPVINLLVVVARPDEERDVGYRTISRPLIKLIDNSKLRVNVELLRPGTYESLSRHLQEKGAGFYHVIHLDMHGALLNYQQVQSPSKPERYFYKGRYGRGDLQAFDGVKAFVCFEGESQGKVDLVEASELAALLTGKGIPVCILSVCQSGKQVKNSASEEGLSEDTRETSLGSRLMTAGMQMVVAMGYSVTVSAAKLMMSQLYQHLFDHKPMTEAIRLGRLELFNDKERKAYFNKYINLEDWLLPVVYSHQVVNFNLRQFTPEEEEKYYESVAIQYRFSLPEYGFIGRDLEILKIEKALLRHNVLLLQGMGGTGKTTLLNYLREWWQRTHFVEDVFYFGYDQKAWTLTQILFDIGQQVYGKFEQAKFQAMSQPAQVQKLVAKLRGAAYAVILDNLESVTGQQLAIQNTLPEAERLQIRDFIGKLVGGKTRVVLGSRSREEWLQSQTFKQNIYELQGLDQEARTELAEKILERNVAAHLVDGIRQDADFEKLIKLLAGYPLAMEVVLTNLQRQSPQEILQGLQSADVNLDVVSEDKTKSILKCVEYSHSNLSPDAQKLLLCLAYFSGFIIRAAIPIYIKELQKLEALNDYCFDKFNDAIQEAINWGLLSLIDNNQDFLKIQPIFPYFLKTKLASIDEKIQAALEEGFKNYYIGWAEYYKHLMDSKDAQERQVGIYCCRWEYENLYHALQICLQKQESIRIYFCLHKYFNLISDHQSKLKLAEMVCQNLENYPPAFIQGELGYQIALVIGSLGNFQQDVKQYQQAKCSYEKTLEIFPTLMGIEEKQKQLWQAGTYHQLGMVAQELREYEEARRNYQQVLNIYIEYGDRYSQAKTYNNLGMVAQNLREYEEARRNFQQALNIYIEYGDRYSQAIIYHNLGMVAQDLRKYEEARCNYQQALNIYIEYGDRYSQASTYHNLAVVAQDLREYEEARRNYQLALNIKIEYGGSEALPSEARYSQASTYNGLGYVAQELREYEEAQRNYQQALNIYIEYGDRYSQAKICHNLGYVAQKLHEYEETRRNYQQALNIFIEYGDRYEQAKTYATLGLLAAAEENYPEEKAYWQTALEIFVEYQDEYRAAIARQILDTLPD is encoded by the coding sequence CAGAATTTCACGCCCTACACTGGGAAGCTCTACAAGACCCAGATTTAAGCCGACCACTGGCGGTAGACTGTGTAATGTTGCGGAAGAATGTCAGACCTGCACCACCAGTTTCAGCTAATGTGCAGTCATCGCCTGTGATTAATCTGCTGGTGGTGGTGGCGCGTCCAGATGAGGAAAGGGATGTGGGCTATCGGACTATTTCCCGCCCGTTGATAAAGTTGATTGACAATAGCAAATTGCGGGTAAATGTAGAGTTGCTGCGTCCGGGAACTTACGAAAGTTTGTCTAGGCATTTACAAGAAAAAGGTGCAGGATTTTACCACGTCATTCATTTGGATATGCACGGGGCGCTGCTAAATTATCAACAGGTTCAGTCTCCCAGCAAACCTGAACGCTATTTTTATAAAGGGCGCTATGGACGTGGTGATTTGCAGGCGTTTGATGGGGTGAAAGCTTTTGTCTGCTTTGAGGGCGAGTCTCAGGGTAAAGTTGATTTGGTAGAAGCTTCAGAGTTAGCCGCATTGTTGACAGGAAAGGGGATTCCTGTGTGTATTCTCAGTGTTTGTCAGTCGGGGAAACAGGTTAAGAACTCCGCCAGCGAGGAGGGGTTAAGTGAAGATACTCGTGAAACCAGTCTGGGAAGCCGGTTAATGACCGCAGGGATGCAGATGGTGGTGGCTATGGGGTATTCTGTCACTGTGTCGGCGGCAAAGTTGATGATGTCGCAGCTTTATCAACATTTGTTTGATCATAAACCCATGACTGAAGCTATCAGGCTGGGGAGGCTGGAACTGTTCAATGATAAAGAACGGAAAGCCTATTTCAATAAATATATTAATTTAGAAGATTGGTTATTACCTGTGGTTTATTCTCATCAGGTAGTGAATTTTAATTTACGGCAGTTTACACCGGAAGAAGAAGAGAAATATTACGAATCTGTTGCCATTCAATATCGTTTCTCCTTGCCGGAATATGGATTTATTGGTCGGGATTTGGAGATTCTCAAAATTGAGAAGGCTTTGCTCAGGCATAATGTTTTGCTGTTGCAAGGTATGGGGGGAACAGGTAAAACAACTTTGTTAAATTATTTAAGGGAATGGTGGCAGAGGACACATTTTGTTGAGGATGTATTTTATTTTGGCTATGACCAAAAAGCCTGGACGCTGACACAAATTCTGTTTGATATTGGTCAGCAGGTGTATGGTAAATTTGAACAGGCGAAGTTTCAAGCCATGAGTCAGCCTGCACAGGTACAGAAATTAGTGGCAAAGTTGCGGGGTGCAGCTTACGCTGTGATTTTGGATAATTTGGAATCGGTGACTGGGCAACAACTGGCGATTCAAAATACTTTACCAGAGGCAGAACGTCTGCAAATTCGGGATTTTATCGGGAAGTTGGTAGGTGGTAAAACGCGGGTAGTTTTGGGTTCACGGAGTCGGGAAGAATGGCTACAATCTCAGACTTTTAAACAGAATATTTATGAATTACAAGGATTAGATCAAGAAGCCCGGACGGAATTAGCAGAGAAAATTTTAGAACGGAATGTAGCTGCACACCTTGTTGATGGGATTCGTCAAGATGCCGATTTTGAAAAGTTGATAAAATTGTTGGCAGGGTATCCCCTAGCGATGGAAGTTGTGTTGACGAATTTGCAAAGGCAATCACCCCAGGAGATTTTGCAGGGGTTGCAAAGTGCTGATGTCAATTTGGATGTGGTGAGTGAGGATAAGACTAAGAGTATTTTGAAATGTGTGGAATATTCTCACAGTAATTTGTCACCAGATGCACAGAAGTTGTTGCTGTGTTTGGCTTATTTTAGTGGGTTTATTATCCGAGCAGCTATTCCGATTTACATCAAGGAACTACAAAAGTTAGAAGCATTAAATGATTATTGTTTTGATAAATTCAATGATGCCATTCAAGAGGCAATTAACTGGGGCTTACTCTCACTGATTGATAATAATCAGGATTTTCTAAAAATTCAACCTATTTTCCCCTATTTTTTAAAGACTAAGTTAGCATCTATTGATGAGAAAATACAGGCAGCTTTAGAAGAGGGATTTAAAAACTACTATATAGGTTGGGCAGAATATTATAAGCATTTAATGGATTCTAAAGATGCTCAAGAGCGTCAAGTGGGTATATATTGCTGTAGATGGGAATATGAAAACCTTTATCATGCCCTACAAATTTGTTTGCAGAAACAAGAAAGTATTAGGATCTACTTTTGTTTACATAAATACTTTAATTTGATTAGTGATCACCAAAGTAAACTCAAGTTGGCAGAAATGGTTTGTCAAAATTTAGAAAATTATCCCCCAGCATTTATCCAGGGTGAATTAGGTTATCAGATAGCATTGGTAATTGGTAGCCTGGGTAATTTTCAACAGGATGTAAAGCAGTACCAGCAAGCTAAATGTTCTTACGAAAAGACTTTAGAAATTTTTCCTACCTTAATGGGTATAGAAGAAAAACAAAAACAACTTTGGCAAGCCGGCACCTACCACCAGTTGGGAATGGTTGCCCAAGAATTGCGAGAATATGAAGAAGCACGGCGCAATTATCAACAGGTTTTGAATATCTACATCGAATATGGCGATCGCTATTCCCAAGCCAAAACCTACAACAATTTGGGAATGGTTGCCCAAAATTTACGAGAATATGAAGAAGCACGGCGCAATTTTCAACAGGCTTTGAATATCTACATCGAATATGGCGATCGCTATTCCCAAGCCATCATCTACCATAATTTGGGAATGGTTGCCCAAGATTTGCGAAAATATGAAGAGGCACGGTGCAATTATCAACAGGCTTTGAATATCTACATTGAATATGGCGATCGCTATTCCCAAGCCAGCACCTACCACAATTTGGCAGTAGTTGCCCAAGATTTGCGAGAATATGAAGAAGCACGGCGCAATTATCAACTGGCTTTGAATATCAAAATAGAATATGGCGGTAGCGAAGCTCTTCCTTCGGAAGCTCGCTATTCCCAAGCCAGCACATATAACGGGTTGGGATATGTTGCCCAAGAATTACGAGAATATGAAGAAGCACAGCGCAATTATCAACAGGCTTTGAATATCTACATCGAATATGGCGATCGCTATTCCCAAGCCAAAATCTGCCACAATTTGGGATATGTTGCCCAAAAATTGCATGAATATGAAGAGACACGACGCAATTATCAACAGGCTTTAAATATCTTTATCGAATATGGCGATCGCTATGAACAAGCCAAAACCTACGCAACATTAGGACTACTTGCAGCAGCAGAGGAAAATTACCCAGAGGAGAAGGCTTACTGGCAGACAGCGTTAGAGATATTTGTTGAGTATCAGGATGAATATCGTGCAGCGATCGCACGGCAAATTTTAGACACATTACCAGATTAA
- a CDS encoding aldo/keto reductase, protein MQISQELSLPSMGCGTWAWGNQLLWGYDESMDEQLQAVFNLCVSNGVTLFDTGDSYGTGRLNGRSELLLGRFTQEYQGVNQDHICIATKLAAYPWRWTRQAMVKACQASAQRLGKNVDLVQMHWSTANYAPWQESGLLDGLADLYEQGLVKGVGLSNYGPKRLQRVHQKFAARGVPIKTLQVQYSLLSTYPVTELGLKDVCDQLGIKLIAYSPLALGILTGKYAEKGNLPKGIRGLLFRQLLPGVRSLLECLREVAASRNKTMSQVAINWCICKGTIPIPGAKSLEQAQQNIGALGWLLDSGEIAALDQAAASTDKKMVQNIFQTQ, encoded by the coding sequence ATGCAGATTAGCCAAGAACTATCTCTACCCAGTATGGGCTGTGGCACTTGGGCATGGGGTAATCAATTACTCTGGGGATATGATGAAAGCATGGATGAACAGTTACAAGCTGTTTTTAATCTCTGTGTCAGCAACGGTGTAACTTTGTTTGATACTGGCGATTCTTACGGGACTGGGCGATTAAATGGACGCAGTGAGTTACTGTTGGGGCGATTTACTCAGGAATATCAAGGGGTAAATCAAGATCATATTTGCATTGCTACTAAGCTGGCGGCTTACCCTTGGAGATGGACTCGTCAAGCAATGGTTAAGGCTTGTCAGGCTTCGGCGCAACGTTTGGGCAAAAATGTCGATTTGGTGCAAATGCACTGGTCTACGGCTAATTATGCACCTTGGCAAGAATCAGGTTTGTTAGATGGTTTGGCTGATTTATACGAACAAGGTCTAGTGAAGGGGGTCGGTTTATCTAATTATGGCCCTAAACGCCTGCAACGGGTACATCAAAAGTTTGCGGCGCGGGGTGTTCCTATTAAAACTCTGCAAGTTCAGTATTCTTTACTATCTACCTATCCTGTGACGGAATTAGGGCTGAAGGATGTTTGTGATCAATTGGGGATAAAGTTAATCGCCTATAGTCCTCTGGCTTTGGGGATTTTAACGGGGAAATATGCGGAAAAAGGGAATTTACCCAAGGGTATCCGGGGTTTATTATTTAGACAGCTTTTGCCAGGAGTGCGATCGCTTTTAGAATGTTTACGAGAGGTGGCTGCATCTAGAAATAAAACTATGTCTCAGGTAGCAATTAATTGGTGTATCTGTAAGGGTACTATTCCTATCCCTGGGGCGAAAAGTCTAGAACAAGCGCAGCAAAATATTGGTGCTTTGGGTTGGTTGTTAGATTCTGGCGAAATTGCTGCTTTAGATCAAGCTGCTGCAAGTACGGATAAGAAAATGGTGCAAAATATCTTTCAAACTCAGTAG
- the mnmE gene encoding tRNA uridine-5-carboxymethylaminomethyl(34) synthesis GTPase MnmE, translating into MSELLAITGTIAAIATAVIPQQGSVSIVRVSGSQAMAIAQALFSAPGQQVWESHRILYGHIRHPHTQALVDEALLLIMQAPRSYTREDVVEFHCHGGIMAVQQVLQLCLEQGARLAQPGEFTLRAFLNGRLDLTQAESIADLVGARSPQAAQTALAGLQGKLAAPIRQLRNHCLDILAEIEARIDFEEDLPPLDHEAIISDIDHVAAEISRFLATKDKGELLRTGLKVAIVGRPNVGKSSLLNAWSQSDRAIVTDLPGTTRDVVESQLVVGGIPVQVLDTAGIRETVDQVEKIGVERSRRAANAADLVLLTIDASAGWTKDDQEIYAQVQHRPLILVINKIDLVETESIDSGKYPHNIHQIVTTVAAENQGIDALETAILNIVQTGKVQAADMDLAINQRQAAALTQAKISLEQVQATIADQLPLDFWTIDLRGAIQALGEITGEQVTESVLDRIFSRFCIGK; encoded by the coding sequence ATGTCGGAACTCTTAGCTATTACTGGAACTATCGCCGCGATCGCCACGGCTGTAATTCCCCAACAAGGTAGCGTTAGTATTGTACGGGTATCTGGTTCCCAAGCAATGGCGATCGCACAAGCTCTATTTTCCGCCCCTGGGCAGCAAGTTTGGGAAAGTCACCGCATTCTTTACGGTCATATCCGCCATCCCCACACACAAGCATTGGTGGATGAAGCGCTGTTATTAATCATGCAAGCACCCCGTTCTTACACTCGTGAAGATGTGGTAGAATTCCATTGCCACGGCGGAATTATGGCAGTGCAGCAGGTCTTACAATTGTGTCTAGAACAGGGTGCTAGGCTTGCTCAACCAGGTGAATTTACGCTCCGAGCCTTTTTGAATGGGCGACTCGATTTAACCCAAGCTGAAAGTATTGCTGATTTAGTCGGAGCGCGATCGCCCCAAGCAGCTCAAACGGCTTTAGCTGGTTTACAGGGAAAATTAGCTGCTCCAATTCGGCAGTTACGCAACCACTGTTTAGATATTCTGGCTGAAATTGAAGCTCGAATTGATTTTGAGGAAGACTTACCTCCGCTGGATCATGAAGCCATCATATCAGATATTGATCACGTTGCCGCAGAAATTAGCAGATTTTTAGCCACAAAAGACAAAGGCGAACTGCTGCGAACCGGGTTAAAAGTGGCAATTGTGGGGCGACCAAATGTCGGTAAATCTAGTTTATTGAATGCTTGGAGTCAGAGCGATCGCGCGATTGTGACTGATTTACCAGGGACAACCCGTGATGTGGTGGAGTCTCAGCTCGTTGTCGGGGGGATTCCCGTGCAGGTGCTAGATACAGCCGGCATTCGGGAAACAGTAGACCAAGTAGAAAAAATCGGCGTAGAGCGATCGCGCCGTGCAGCAAATGCAGCTGATTTAGTATTACTCACCATTGATGCGTCAGCAGGTTGGACGAAGGATGACCAAGAAATTTACGCACAAGTGCAACACCGTCCCTTAATTCTAGTCATCAATAAAATTGACCTTGTAGAAACAGAATCTATTGACTCTGGGAAATATCCCCATAATATTCACCAAATTGTTACCACAGTAGCGGCAGAAAATCAAGGAATTGATGCCTTAGAAACAGCAATTTTAAACATAGTGCAAACCGGAAAAGTGCAAGCTGCGGATATGGATTTAGCAATTAACCAAAGGCAAGCAGCAGCCCTAACTCAAGCTAAAATATCTCTAGAACAGGTACAAGCAACAATTGCTGATCAATTACCCCTTGATTTCTGGACAATTGACTTACGTGGCGCGATTCAAGCATTAGGAGAAATCACCGGAGAGCAAGTTACTGAATCGGTACTTGATCGGATTTTCAGTAGATTCTGTATTGGTAAATAA
- a CDS encoding SDR family NAD(P)-dependent oxidoreductase yields MYFGNKIKSVNALIVGASQGIGLGFVKKLLQDDRIAKVYATYRQIESAGELIELENKYSDKLICLSLDITEESQIVEVVQRIKAEVNKLHLVINCVGILHDDTFQPEKSLKQINSENLLRYFQINSIGSILLAKHLLTLFRHRENSVFASISAKLASIGDNEIGGWYGYRASKTALNMFMRTAAIEYGRSCPQTLVVTLHPGTTDTRLSRPFQRNVPPEKLFSVELCVTQLLSVIDQLQEGDSGQFFSWDGSRLPW; encoded by the coding sequence ATGTATTTTGGAAATAAAATTAAATCTGTCAATGCCTTAATTGTGGGCGCTAGCCAAGGTATAGGTCTAGGTTTTGTGAAAAAACTGCTCCAAGATGACAGAATTGCCAAAGTTTATGCGACCTATCGTCAAATTGAATCCGCAGGGGAATTAATAGAATTAGAAAACAAATATTCTGATAAATTAATTTGTTTATCTCTGGATATTACTGAAGAATCGCAAATTGTCGAAGTTGTCCAACGCATCAAAGCCGAAGTCAACAAATTACACTTAGTGATTAACTGTGTAGGAATATTGCATGACGACACTTTCCAACCTGAAAAAAGCTTAAAACAGATTAATTCCGAAAATTTGCTGCGTTACTTCCAAATTAACAGCATTGGATCTATTCTCCTCGCTAAACACCTGTTAACCTTATTTCGCCATCGTGAAAACAGCGTTTTTGCCAGTATTTCTGCTAAATTAGCTAGTATTGGCGACAACGAAATTGGTGGCTGGTATGGCTATCGGGCTTCTAAAACCGCACTGAATATGTTTATGCGAACAGCAGCAATTGAGTATGGCAGAAGCTGTCCTCAAACATTGGTAGTAACTTTACATCCTGGAACCACAGATACACGCCTATCCCGTCCGTTCCAGAGAAATGTACCACCGGAAAAACTATTTTCAGTCGAACTTTGTGTGACTCAATTGCTGTCTGTCATTGACCAACTTCAGGAAGGTGATAGTGGACAATTTTTCTCTTGGGATGGAAGTAGGTTACCTTGGTAG